The Streptobacillus ratti nucleotide sequence TATTTCTATATGTAAATGATTACGAAGAATTATGTCTATATTCTAGAAAAGAAAAAAAGAGATTGAATATTTTGCAATTAGATGCTTTAAATAAAAAGATATGTTCCAATATTTTTCAATATTTATTTTCTACTACTGAAAATATGTCAGTATTAGATATATTAGAATTTTTAAAAAAAATAGCATTAGATAGTTTTTTTAAAAAGCCAATTTATTATGGTGAAATTTTAATTTTTCAACCAAGTTTTATTTTGAAAAAGGATTTTTATAAATTTTATAAATACAAAGAAGATTTTATAATGGCATTAAAATTAAAATTAAAAAAAAATATTATGCTAGAAAATAATTTGATAAAAATAATAAAAGATGACCAATATTTTATTTTGGATATTAGCATAGATGTTCATCAAGAAATATTAATAGATGAATTAAATAAGAATGATTATTTGATATTGCAAAAGGTAAATCAAATTATTCAAAATTCAATAAATAATAATTTAAAAAGTTATAATTTAGAATACATTTTCAGTAAAATAAATATAATACAAAAAAATGATTTAAATACTGCTATAGACTATAATGAAAATTTAGAATTAAAAACTTTAGAAGATGATGTTATTTCAATGAAAATTTATACTAGATATAGCTTTCAAAATATAATTTTATTCGATATTTATAAAATGATAATAAAATTTAGAAAATTATATTTTGATTTAAAATTTACTTATATAAAATATAGAGAATCAAAAGATCATTTAAGAATAAGGTTTTATGTAAGGAAAGAAGATAAATATAAAATATTAGAAAAAATTGTAAATAGTATAAATGAAATTTTACATATTGATTTTTTTGAAATAGTTCCTTTTTATCAAGAAAAATTAAAATATAATATTGATAGTTATGAATTATATAAAGAATACATAAAAATTGAATCAGAATTAATTGTAAATATTTTAGAAAAACAGAGTAAAGAAAAAAAATATATACTTTATTTTATAATAATTAGAACAATAGAAATTTTTAATATGCAAAATGAATATGAATATGTAGTTTCAAATTTATTAAGATTTAAGGATATAAGAGAAAAAACTAATAGGGATAAAAAAGTAATAATTTCAAAAATAAAAGAATTAAAAGATAATACATTGAAAGGGGTAGAATTAGAAAAATTATATGTTGATTGGGAACAATCACTATATAATTATGTTTATTCATTAAATGACATTTCATATTCAAAGAAGTATGATATTTTAAGAAATATTATACACATTCAAATTAATAGGTTTTATGGAATAGATAGAAATTTAGAAGAAGAGATATTAGAAGTTGTATTTATACTTTTAAAATTTATAATAAATAAACAAGGAGAATAAAGTTAATAAGGTGATAAAGATGAACAAAGAATATAGTTTTTGATAAATTCATTTTAAAGGAGAAATAGATGCAAAAAAATATTTTAAAACTAATAGATAAAAAGATTTTTTTTCTATTAGTTATTTTTAGACTTATTTTAAGTCTGCACAATGCTGTAGTGTCATATTTAATGAAAGTTATTTTAGATGAAATATTTAATAAAAATGTAAAAACAATAAACATAATATTTTTAATCATAATAGTTATAACACTATTTCATGCATATATTTATTACATATACAGTATTAGTCTTGAAAAAGTGAAAAAGAAATTGATGGAAAATATTACTTTTAATATTGTAAATAAATATCTTAGAAATAGTAATGATGATTTTAATTTAGGTAATTTTACTACATTAATTAATGAAGATGTATATAACTTAAGTGATTATCTAATGTATGGATTTTTCCCTATTTTAGATTTTTCTATTATGTTAATAGTAGGGTTTGTATATATTTCATTTTTTTCATTTAAGGCTTTATTCCTATATCTATTTATAGGTTTAATATTTTTATACTATTCAAAGAAAAACTATAACATAGCCTATGTTCAAAATACAGGATATTATGAAAAAGAAGATAAACATAAGACATATTTTGAAAGTCTTATTAAAAATATACCTATTCTTCAAGTATATAACATTTTAAAATGGACATTATCTAAACATAACCTTATTTACAAAGAAAAAATGAAAGAATATGATAGAGTAGCTTCTTCTTTTTCAAAAATGGATAGCTTTCTTACAAGTGGAATATATTTTGTGCAGATACTTACATTTATTCTAGGAATACATTTAGTTTCTACTAAAGAATTAACTTTAGCTGAAATGATATCTATATGGAATATAGGGGTAGGTTCAATAATCTATGTATTTATAGATCTTTTTCCTATAGTTGACTATGTGATAATTCAAAAAACTTCCATAGAAAGAATAGAAAAACATATATTTTTAAAAGATGAAAATGATATAGAAAATATATGTTTTAGTGATGATGTAGAGGGAATAAAAGGAGAAAATATTAATTTTTCATATGATGATAAAAATGTTTTAGAAAACTTATCTTTTAATTTTCCAAATAAAAGAATTTCATATATACTAGGTGAAAATGGTAGTGGTAAGAGCACTTTACTTAAATTACTCTTAAATGAATTAAAATTAAATAGTGGTAAAATATATACAAATATACATAATTTAAAATTTACATTTATTAGTCAAAAAAATACCTTATTTACCACAAGTATATATGAAAATATATGTTTAGGTAAAAAGCTGTCAAAAGAAAAATTGTATTATTTATTAGAAAAATTAAATTTATTGGAAGTTATAGATAAATTACCTAATGGATTAAATAGTATATATAACGAGGAAATAAATCTTTCTGGTGGAGAAATTAGAAGGATTGCAATAGCAAGAGCCATTTTAAATGATTTTGACTACA carries:
- a CDS encoding ATP-binding cassette domain-containing protein; its protein translation is MQKNILKLIDKKIFFLLVIFRLILSLHNAVVSYLMKVILDEIFNKNVKTINIIFLIIIVITLFHAYIYYIYSISLEKVKKKLMENITFNIVNKYLRNSNDDFNLGNFTTLINEDVYNLSDYLMYGFFPILDFSIMLIVGFVYISFFSFKALFLYLFIGLIFLYYSKKNYNIAYVQNTGYYEKEDKHKTYFESLIKNIPILQVYNILKWTLSKHNLIYKEKMKEYDRVASSFSKMDSFLTSGIYFVQILTFILGIHLVSTKELTLAEMISIWNIGVGSIIYVFIDLFPIVDYVIIQKTSIERIEKHIFLKDENDIENICFSDDVEGIKGENINFSYDDKNVLENLSFNFPNKRISYILGENGSGKSTLLKLLLNELKLNSGKIYTNIHNLKFTFISQKNTLFTTSIYENICLGKKLSKEKLYYLLEKLNLLEVIDKLPNGLNSIYNEEINLSGGEIRRIAIARAILNDFDYIILDEPFSDLDKVNQDLIMEYLLELKKEKGIIIITHTTDMILESDNVLRLGDSK